The Sulfurospirillum deleyianum DSM 6946 nucleotide sequence CTTCTTCTTTTCCCGCACGTTCCATCAGTTGTGGCAAAAGGGCTAACACCGAAGGCGGATACCCTTTAGAAGTTGGAGGCTCACCCAATGCTAAACCAATCTCCCGCTGCGCCATGGCAAAACGGGTCACTGAATCCATCATAAAGAGCACATCTCTTCCTTGATTTTTAAAATATTCTGCCACACTCATCGCACTAAAAGCACCATACTTTCGCATGAGAGGGGAATCATCGCTGGTCGCTACAATGATGACCGTATTTTCAAGATTGCCACCCAAGTTTTTCTCAATAAACTCAGGCACCTCACGCCCACGTTCACCAATTAAAGCCACCACTTTAATGGGCGCTTCAGAGCCTCTTACAATCATCCCCATCAGTGTTGATTTATCCACACCACTCCCTGCAAAAATGCCCATTTTTTGACCTTTTCCACAGGTTAAAAGCCCATCAATCGTCTTGACTCCAACACAAAATGGCTCGTTAATCAATCCTCTTTTCATTGGGTCTAAGGGTGCTTTCATAATGGATGCGGACGAGCGTGCGCCTATCGCTCCTTTGCCATCTTTTGGGCGGATAAACGGATCAACCACCCGTCCTAATAACTCTTCGCCCACAGGAATCATCATTCCTTGTTCACTGATAAAAACTTTATCTCCAATCTTAAACCCCTCAATAAATCCAAACGGGGAGATAAAGAAGGCATTGCGATCCACTTCGGTGACCATGCCTAACTCATTCTTATCACTGTCCAAGGAAACGATATTAACAATATCTCCAATGCTAGGTCTTAAACCACACGCCTCAATGGTGGTAGAACTAATTTTGGTAATCGTACCAAACATTGGAGAAAGGCTTTTTTCTTGAAGTTTATGTCTGAGGCGTTGAAGTGGCATTAGTAACGATTAGCCTGTGGTGCGTTAATAATGTCAAAAAACTCTTTTCTGGTATCTGCTTTTAAAAAGAGCCCTCGAAGCGCTGATGTGGTTGTATTGGAGTGGGTTTTTTCCACACCTCGCATCTCCATACACATATGACGCGCCTGAATAACAACCCCCACTCCTTTAGGAGCAATGACATCATCAATCGCTTTGGCAATCTGTTCAGTCAGTTGTTCTTGAATTTGCAAACGACGTGCAAAGATATCCACCATACGAGGAATTTTAGAAAGCCCTAC carries:
- the fliI gene encoding flagellar protein export ATPase FliI, yielding MPLQRLRHKLQEKSLSPMFGTITKISSTTIEACGLRPSIGDIVNIVSLDSDKNELGMVTEVDRNAFFISPFGFIEGFKIGDKVFISEQGMMIPVGEELLGRVVDPFIRPKDGKGAIGARSSASIMKAPLDPMKRGLINEPFCVGVKTIDGLLTCGKGQKMGIFAGSGVDKSTLMGMIVRGSEAPIKVVALIGERGREVPEFIEKNLGGNLENTVIIVATSDDSPLMRKYGAFSAMSVAEYFKNQGRDVLFMMDSVTRFAMAQREIGLALGEPPTSKGYPPSVLALLPQLMERAGKEEGKGSITAFFTVLVEGDDLSDPIADQSRSILDGHIVLSRELTDYGIYPPINIQNSASRVMGDVIETEHKKAAMRFKRLNSILKENEVLIRIGAYEKGNDKELDLAISKKEKMNSFLQQAPEEVVPFETTVSELKQIIA